The nucleotide sequence GAAGGGGCCGACTTTTCGGTGATCATCTCAGCCGGTGAAAGCGCCGCGCTGCCCCATGCGGTGCAGCTCGAAACGCTTCTGGCGGCGCCGGCGGTCCGGCGGGATCATGGCGGCATCGACAGCGATCTGGCCATGCTCATCTACACCTCCGGCTCCACCGGCCGGCCCAAGGGCGTGATGATGAACCACCGCAATATCGAGGCGGCGGCGACTTCGATAACCACCTATCTCGAAAACACCGAGGATGACATCATCCTCAACGTGCTGCCGCTGGCCTTCGACTATGGGCTCTATCAGCTCTTGATGGCGGTCAAGCTCGGCGCCACGCTGGTCATCGAAAAGTCCTTCGCCTTTCCGGCGGCGATCTTCGAGATCATGCGGCGCGAGAAGGTGAGCGGCCTGCCGCTGGTGCCGACCATGGCGGCGATGATCCTCAATATGAAGGATCTGGAGCCCGGCTCGTTCCCCGATTTGCGCTATATTTCCAATACCGCCGCCGCGCTGCCGCCCGCCCATATCGAGCGGCTGCGGGTGCTGCTGCCCGGCACGACCATTTTCTCCATGTATGGCCTGACCGAGTGCAAGCGCTGCACCTATCTGCCGCCGTCGCGGCTGGACGACAAGCCGGGCTCGGTGGGCATCGCCATTCCCAATACCGAAGCCTTTGTCGTCGACGATGATGGCAAGCGTGTCGCGCCGGGAGAGGTCGGCCAGCTGGTCATCCGCGGGCCCCATGTCATGCAGGGCTATTGGCAGAATTCTGAGGCCACCGAAAAGGCCCTCCGC is from Devosia sp. SD17-2 and encodes:
- a CDS encoding AMP-binding protein, with the protein product MRVEDFLRHSAARLPDKTALVVGERRLSYAELDDLSDRLAAGLVAYGVRRDDRVLIYLDNGWEAAVAIFAVLKAGATFSPINPSTKPDKLAFIAGNCQAQAIITQARLAGAVAEAIGEGADFSVIISAGESAALPHAVQLETLLAAPAVRRDHGGIDSDLAMLIYTSGSTGRPKGVMMNHRNIEAAATSITTYLENTEDDIILNVLPLAFDYGLYQLLMAVKLGATLVIEKSFAFPAAIFEIMRREKVSGLPLVPTMAAMILNMKDLEPGSFPDLRYISNTAAALPPAHIERLRVLLPGTTIFSMYGLTECKRCTYLPPSRLDDKPGSVGIAIPNTEAFVVDDDGKRVAPGEVGQLVIRGPHVMQGYWQNSEATEKALRPGPNPWEKVLYTGDLFYADDEGFLYFVGRTDDIIKTRGEKVAPKEVEAVLVSCPGVVEAVVVGKADPVLGHAIHAIVVKSDPELGERDVIRHCARNLEDFMVPKSVEFRDSLPKTDTGKVSRRLAAESLESS